From the genome of Pseudomonas hamedanensis:
CCGCCGCCTGCTCGTTTAGTCGCGAAATGGTTGGCTCCCACTTGAAGTCAGGAGTTTACCTATGGAAAAACATCTTCCCGATCCTCCGTTCAACCTTGCCTCTCACCAGAACTTTACTGCGGATCTGCTCAAGGATCGCTCCGCCCTTTGCCGAGCAGTGGACACCCATCTGGCCGGCAACCCCATGAACCTGCCAGGGCAAAAACGCGTGTACAGCATCAGCAATGATGTATCGCTGGAGGACGCCCAGTTGTATGTCGCCGACCTGCTGCGCTGCGCCTCGGTGACTGTGCACCAGTGTGGCGATCATCTCGGAGGCGAAGATCGGGCCATGGTGTTCTCGGTCTGGCATTTGCTGGAGATGGCCAAGGCGATGGTCGATCGCTCGATCGACTGTCTGGAGATGAAGCGCAACTGAAACCGGCCCTGAGGATCGCAGACCCGGGCAGCGCCAGCAGAGCTTGCAAGGGCCCCGTTGGCGCTGCCCAAGTCGGCGATCTTTCAAGCGCGAAAACGCTTATAGTCAGGCCTGACTTCGCCGACACAGCCCCGATCATGAAACAGACGCCTACCGACCTCGAACAGATTACCGCCACGACCCTGAGCCACTACAACTCAGTGGCCGAAGACTTCCGTGAAGGCACCCGCGACCACGACGTCAGCCAGAACATCGATGCGTTGCTGCGCCACATCAGGGCGCAGGCGCCGTTCACGATCCTCGATTTCGGCTGCGGCCCGGGGCGCGACTTGCAGACGTTCACGCGAATGGGGCATGTCGCCGTCGGTCTCGACGGTTCGCTGGAATTCGCGCGGATGGCCCGTGAGGACAGCGGTTGCGAGGTCTGGCAGCAGGACTTTCTCAAGCTGGACTTGCCGACCGCGCGCTTCGACGGCGTCTTCGCCAACGCCACGCTGTTTCATGTGCCGTCGCAGGCGTTGCCGCAGGTGCTCAAGCAATTGCACGGCACGCTGAAAGCCGATGGCGTGTTGTTCAGTTCCAATCCGCGCGGGGACAATCGTGAGGGCTGGAACGGCCCGCGATACGGCGCCTACCACGACCTTGAAGCCTGGCGTCGATTGCTGACGGATGCCGGGTTCGTCGAACTGGAGCACTATTACCGTCCCGCCGGGCTGCCCCGCGAGCAGCAGCCGTGGCTGGCCAGCGTCTGGCGCAAGGTCTGATTCACGGCGCGGCGAGCGCTTCGTAACGGCTGACCGAACCTTGCGGTGTCAGCGCCGTCACGCTATGCCCGGGCAGCGTCTGCCCCTCCAGTTCACGCGGGACGGCGTCAAAGTTGGCGATCAGTCGCGTGCCGTCCTCGAACGTCGTCTGCTGCACTTTTCTGTCCTCGCTCAGCCATTCGAAAGCACTGAGCGCCTGGGTCGCCAGTCGCTCGTGCAGCGGACGGAAAAACCGCTCCTGACGCGCAATCAACGGCAACCGCTGCGCAAGCGTCGTTGCACTCAGGTGATACAGCGGTGGCACGTTGTAGAGCAGCTGCGCGAGTTCGTTTTCGATGCGCACGTTGCTCAATTTCAGGCTGTCGAACAGCCAGTGATGGCTAGTAATGATCGATCCGTGAAACACCGTTTGGTACAGCGGTAACCGGTTCTCGGGTTCAAAGTGAATGCGCCGATACGACGCCTTCACCGGCACCGGCTTGAAGAACACTGCCGGTTGTTCCGGTGGATACCACTGACCGACGAAGAACGGCGAGCCGGGTTCTTGCATCTCGCCATCGCCCCAACCGATCACCGGCGTCTGCATGCCATGGGCAAACAGCAGGCCACGGGCGGTGGTCGCGTTGCCGCCCTCGGAACCGCTCGGCACTCGCAGGGTTTCGTTGAGCCAGCGGGAGGCCGCGACATTGCCTTCGGCGTTCTGCGCCTGGGTCAGGGGCGCGTCGGAACGATAGCTGTCGAACACCATGCCCGCGGCGTAAGCATCAAGAAACCAGCTGTTGAACCCGGCAGCCTGCTGAATGGCGCGCACGCGTTGCTCCAGTAGCGGTCGCACGCACCGCGGATCGGTGTAGTGGCCCGCCTGTTGAAAACCGCGTTTCAGCGCACCGCCCTCCAACACAATTGCGCAATCGCGGTTTGCCCGGTCGCCCAGGTGCGCAGTGGTCCAGTCCGGGTTTTCGTCACCGCGCAACGCTGTCTCGTAAGAGTCGTACGGCGCGATCAGATAGCCCGCCTTTACCCCAGCGCGAACCGCTTGCGGATGCCACAGCCCGCCCTCCCAGCCTTCGCCGAGTCCCAACCACAAACGCGACAGCCCGGCGTCCTGCAGTTGCTGGATGGTACGTTGCGACAAGGTACTGCCCCAGCGCGTCGAGTCGGACGTCAGCGCATTCGCCAAGGCACTGGCCAGTTGCGCGCGCACCTCGGCGTAACTGTTGACCAGCGCCGACATGTCCGGGACCGCTTGAGCCTGCCAGGTCTTGCGTGCCTGGGTGTTCAATGCCTGGTTGAGGCTACGCAACAGCAGGCTCTGCTGATAGC
Proteins encoded in this window:
- a CDS encoding DUF6124 family protein, translated to MEKHLPDPPFNLASHQNFTADLLKDRSALCRAVDTHLAGNPMNLPGQKRVYSISNDVSLEDAQLYVADLLRCASVTVHQCGDHLGGEDRAMVFSVWHLLEMAKAMVDRSIDCLEMKRN
- a CDS encoding glycoside hydrolase, producing the protein MSTVAGCLRHLLLLAGLSLSPSSLAEVLLENALWRVAVDPATLAVRVEPTGRPAVQASTGGLRHTVSQLNRRDNRLDWQWDGGVWALSVELDQREVSFSITARTPSELEFMHQPGSAMGQALIWPLAEGHYVPRGDPVWRRFLINQGVLDTTQDLSLPLWGMAHAGFSLHWLMTEPYNNQLRFTADGDALALSARHRFTSLEPSRPLTFRLFLGAGEPLAGARRYKQWLIDSGQYETLQDKLAKTPQARKLLGASHVYLWGNGLLGPDDVRNWPLLLARLRGSAPLAGELRAAMDAEALRLIASETLLNRYQQSLLLRSLNQALNTQARKTWQAQAVPDMSALVNSYAEVRAQLASALANALTSDSTRWGSTLSQRTIQQLQDAGLSRLWLGLGEGWEGGLWHPQAVRAGVKAGYLIAPYDSYETALRGDENPDWTTAHLGDRANRDCAIVLEGGALKRGFQQAGHYTDPRCVRPLLEQRVRAIQQAAGFNSWFLDAYAAGMVFDSYRSDAPLTQAQNAEGNVAASRWLNETLRVPSGSEGGNATTARGLLFAHGMQTPVIGWGDGEMQEPGSPFFVGQWYPPEQPAVFFKPVPVKASYRRIHFEPENRLPLYQTVFHGSIITSHHWLFDSLKLSNVRIENELAQLLYNVPPLYHLSATTLAQRLPLIARQERFFRPLHERLATQALSAFEWLSEDRKVQQTTFEDGTRLIANFDAVPRELEGQTLPGHSVTALTPQGSVSRYEALAAP
- a CDS encoding class I SAM-dependent methyltransferase, with product MKQTPTDLEQITATTLSHYNSVAEDFREGTRDHDVSQNIDALLRHIRAQAPFTILDFGCGPGRDLQTFTRMGHVAVGLDGSLEFARMAREDSGCEVWQQDFLKLDLPTARFDGVFANATLFHVPSQALPQVLKQLHGTLKADGVLFSSNPRGDNREGWNGPRYGAYHDLEAWRRLLTDAGFVELEHYYRPAGLPREQQPWLASVWRKV